A stretch of the Desulfovibrio sp. X2 genome encodes the following:
- a CDS encoding cytochrome c3 family protein, whose amino-acid sequence MRATHIIIAALAAALLCAFALPGFAQPDSVTIGNPADFPGGLKRGPVKFNHDAHVSLGLDCTACHHRYENGKNVLDPSELLDGTTPGTCDSCHGGDKPAGGLGLQAAFHKECIGCHAGHGPDPKIKGGPRACAGCHEVQK is encoded by the coding sequence ATGCGCGCCACGCACATCATCATCGCCGCTCTGGCCGCGGCCCTGCTCTGCGCCTTCGCGCTGCCCGGCTTCGCGCAGCCCGACTCCGTGACCATCGGCAACCCCGCCGACTTCCCCGGCGGCCTCAAGCGCGGCCCGGTGAAGTTCAACCACGACGCCCACGTGAGCCTGGGGCTGGACTGCACCGCCTGCCACCACCGCTACGAGAACGGCAAGAACGTGCTCGATCCCTCGGAGCTCCTGGACGGCACCACCCCGGGCACCTGCGACTCCTGCCACGGCGGCGACAAGCCCGCCGGTGGCCTGGGCCTGCAGGCCGCCTTCCACAAGGAATGCATCGGCTGCCACGCGGGCCACGGCCCCGACCCGAAGATCAAGGGCGGCCCCCGCGCCTGCGCCGGCTGCCACGAAGTGCAGAAGTAG
- a CDS encoding Fur family transcriptional regulator, whose product MHRDQREVFREYLSSKRLKMTPQRMLILDVFLKEQGHLTSEDLYQKVKAIDPSVGQATVYRTLKLLSDSGIAQEVDFSEGVARYEHGFNEDHHDHLICIRCRTTVEVADERIEQLQEELARAHGFRLTGHSMCLYGVCPRCRGKE is encoded by the coding sequence ATGCATCGCGATCAGCGCGAAGTCTTCAGGGAGTATCTGTCGAGCAAGCGGCTGAAGATGACGCCGCAGCGCATGCTCATCCTGGACGTCTTCCTCAAGGAGCAGGGCCACCTGACCTCCGAGGACCTCTACCAGAAGGTCAAGGCCATCGACCCCTCGGTGGGCCAGGCCACGGTCTACCGCACGCTGAAGCTGCTCTCGGACTCGGGCATCGCCCAGGAAGTGGACTTCAGCGAGGGCGTGGCCCGCTACGAGCACGGCTTCAACGAAGACCACCACGACCACCTCATCTGCATCCGCTGCCGCACGACGGTAGAAGTGGCGGACGAGCGCATCGAGCAGCTCCAGGAGGAGCTGGCCCGGGCGCACGGCTTCCGCCTGACCGGCCACAGCATGTGCCTGTACGGCGTCTGCCCCCGCTGCCGCGGCAAGGAATAG
- a CDS encoding FeoB-associated Cys-rich membrane protein gives MQNIIVFAIVAAAAIYVIRKARASKAGGCACSGGCSDGCSGVSCCSGHVGHAANGLNDLNDLKDMRDTTGGNSCRAHKQP, from the coding sequence ATGCAGAACATCATCGTCTTCGCCATCGTCGCCGCAGCCGCCATATACGTCATCCGCAAGGCGCGGGCCTCCAAGGCGGGCGGCTGCGCCTGCTCCGGCGGCTGCTCGGACGGCTGCTCCGGGGTGAGCTGCTGTTCCGGGCACGTTGGGCACGCCGCGAACGGCCTGAATGATCTGAACGACCTGAAGGACATGCGCGACACGACGGGAGGGAACTCCTGCCGCGCGCACAAGCAGCCCTAG
- a CDS encoding FeoA family protein, whose product MCSVCAVHRPLSDFPSGSRVKIERFCECAGGNCRCRLCALGLTPGTLVEVDSAGPGGCRIKVRGSDLVIGRGMAEKVLASPQT is encoded by the coding sequence ATGTGTTCAGTCTGCGCAGTACATAGACCCCTGAGCGACTTCCCCAGCGGAAGCCGGGTGAAGATCGAGCGCTTCTGCGAGTGTGCCGGCGGCAATTGCCGCTGCCGCCTGTGCGCCCTCGGGTTGACCCCCGGGACGCTCGTGGAGGTGGATTCCGCAGGCCCCGGCGGATGCCGCATCAAGGTGCGGGGCTCGGACCTCGTCATCGGCCGCGGCATGGCCGAGAAGGTGCTCGCCTCGCCGCAGACCTAG
- a CDS encoding FeoA family protein: METIGLRRLAVGQRAVITRIMTGGELGRRIRDMGLTPGAEIEVVGRAPLKDPVALRVKNFTLTLRNNEADQILVTPVEADGAS; this comes from the coding sequence ATGGAGACCATCGGTCTTCGCCGGTTGGCCGTCGGCCAGCGGGCCGTCATCACACGCATCATGACCGGCGGGGAGCTCGGCCGACGCATCCGCGACATGGGCCTGACCCCTGGCGCCGAGATCGAGGTCGTGGGGCGCGCTCCCCTGAAGGATCCCGTGGCCCTGCGCGTCAAGAACTTCACCCTGACCCTGCGCAACAACGAGGCCGACCAGATCCTGGTCACGCCCGTGGAAGCCGACGGCGCGTCCTGA
- a CDS encoding diguanylate cyclase has protein sequence MDEKSASASGDRAKNRTPSPQGEALRALVVEDDAIIREDMVQCLRRAGVMVIPAGDGKEALGLFLEHFPDLVVTDIRMPHMDGLELVRRIRELSDEVCVVLISAFTDNETLLASINLGVNGFMPKPVARQELIDLSQRCSLAGKGERTLLRKVLDNNPDLFLTTDGERILYVNRPFLDFLGIQSISGMDAMALVASRISPAEGYEGDNWIAALASDDSAADHLMALAPPVGGEGERAFLVRVSRLPVEDTLFSIISFIDVTSIQEERDFYLDLALKDPLTGLGNRKRLMDELEKEIWRAERYAKDLSLIMFDIDDFKRVNDTWGHQEGDHVLREMARIVREDMRRVDLVTRYGGEEFCCLLPETDLRSACCLAEKLRRIVATHDYGKPGRLTASFGVAQHFPGESSDDLIARADQALYAAKRSGKDRVEPAPDPSDLEELSAAGSMPPPLLPVADADEDDAADLDPSRRGN, from the coding sequence ATGGACGAGAAATCGGCTTCCGCCTCCGGCGACCGGGCGAAAAACCGGACCCCCTCCCCCCAGGGCGAGGCCCTGCGGGCCCTCGTGGTGGAGGACGACGCCATCATCCGCGAGGACATGGTGCAGTGCCTGCGCCGCGCCGGGGTCATGGTCATCCCCGCCGGGGACGGCAAGGAGGCGCTTGGGCTCTTCCTCGAGCATTTCCCGGACCTCGTGGTCACGGACATCCGCATGCCCCACATGGACGGCCTGGAGCTCGTGCGCCGCATCCGCGAGCTCTCGGACGAGGTCTGCGTCGTCCTCATCTCCGCCTTCACGGACAACGAGACCCTGCTCGCCTCCATCAACCTCGGCGTCAACGGCTTCATGCCCAAGCCCGTCGCCCGCCAGGAGCTCATCGACCTCTCGCAGCGCTGCTCCCTTGCCGGCAAGGGCGAGCGCACCCTGCTGCGCAAGGTCCTGGACAACAACCCGGACCTCTTCCTGACCACGGACGGCGAACGCATCCTCTACGTCAACCGCCCCTTCCTCGACTTCCTCGGCATCCAGTCCATCAGCGGCATGGACGCCATGGCCCTGGTGGCCTCGCGCATCTCGCCCGCCGAAGGCTACGAGGGCGACAACTGGATCGCCGCCCTGGCCTCGGACGACTCCGCCGCGGACCACCTCATGGCCCTGGCCCCGCCCGTGGGCGGCGAGGGCGAGCGGGCCTTCCTCGTGCGCGTCAGCCGCCTGCCCGTGGAGGACACCCTCTTTTCCATCATCAGCTTCATCGACGTGACCAGCATCCAGGAGGAGCGCGACTTCTACCTCGACCTGGCCCTCAAGGACCCGCTCACGGGGCTCGGCAACAGGAAGCGCCTCATGGACGAGCTCGAGAAGGAGATCTGGCGCGCCGAGCGCTACGCCAAGGACCTGAGCCTGATCATGTTCGACATCGACGACTTCAAGCGCGTCAACGACACCTGGGGCCACCAGGAGGGCGACCACGTGCTGCGCGAGATGGCCCGCATCGTGCGCGAGGACATGCGCCGCGTGGACCTCGTCACCCGCTACGGCGGCGAGGAGTTCTGCTGCCTGCTGCCCGAGACCGACCTGCGCAGCGCCTGCTGCCTGGCAGAGAAGCTGCGCCGCATCGTGGCCACGCACGACTACGGCAAGCCGGGCAGGCTCACGGCCAGCTTCGGCGTGGCCCAGCACTTCCCGGGCGAGTCCTCGGACGACCTCATCGCCCGCGCGGACCAGGCCCTGTACGCGGCCAAGCGCTCCGGCAAGGACCGCGTGGAGCCCGCGCCCGACCCGAGCGACCTCGAGGAGCTCTCGGCCGCGGGCAGCATGCCGCCCCCCCTGCTCCCCGTCGCGGACGCCGACGAGGACGACGCGGCCGACCTCGACCCGTCG
- a CDS encoding (Fe-S)-binding protein yields MTDIKPVEPAKIREVLARNDTARLRLWLKACTSCAICADSCFFYLTNDKKPEYMPQYKVRKTLGELIKRKGEVDREFLEEAKEIAWGRCNMCRRCSQYCPFGIDMGVMIHIARQCLRTQDVCPDRLMTIDESYVKTGNQMEMTDDEFVETCEWMAEEGEDVIKGLEVPIDRENCRIMYTVNAREPKYYPQDIQMAAQVFQVAGESWTMPSHGWEATNLSMFSGNVEVAGMLAQTMYDAAKKLGAEKICITECGHAYRAAKYEGPYWTKQPNGQAPVPVTHAVAVFHEYMKSGKIKLRHKFKEPVTYQHPCNLSRNGDLAKLGVELLYMVAEDVRLMEPHDEYSHCCGGGGGFIPMGPDYKKLRMVSGKYKADQIKATGAKFVLAPCHNCTDQINDLNKEYDLGIKVISFKEILCELMVIPPHLQPDEEEAE; encoded by the coding sequence ATGACTGACATCAAGCCCGTCGAGCCCGCCAAGATCCGCGAGGTCCTGGCCCGCAACGACACCGCGCGCCTGCGCCTGTGGCTCAAGGCCTGCACGTCCTGCGCGATCTGCGCGGACTCCTGCTTCTTTTACCTGACCAACGACAAGAAGCCCGAGTACATGCCCCAGTACAAGGTGCGCAAGACGCTCGGCGAGCTCATCAAGCGCAAGGGCGAAGTGGACCGGGAGTTCCTGGAAGAGGCCAAGGAGATCGCCTGGGGCCGCTGCAACATGTGCCGCCGCTGCTCCCAGTACTGCCCCTTCGGCATCGACATGGGCGTCATGATCCACATCGCCCGGCAGTGCCTGCGCACGCAGGACGTCTGCCCCGATCGCCTGATGACCATCGACGAAAGCTACGTGAAGACCGGCAACCAGATGGAGATGACGGACGACGAGTTCGTCGAGACCTGCGAGTGGATGGCCGAGGAAGGCGAGGACGTCATCAAGGGCCTCGAAGTCCCCATCGACCGCGAGAACTGCCGCATCATGTACACGGTCAACGCCCGCGAGCCCAAGTACTACCCGCAGGACATCCAGATGGCCGCCCAGGTCTTCCAGGTGGCGGGCGAGTCCTGGACCATGCCGAGCCACGGCTGGGAGGCCACCAACCTGTCCATGTTCTCGGGCAACGTCGAGGTCGCGGGCATGCTGGCCCAGACCATGTACGACGCGGCCAAGAAGCTCGGCGCGGAGAAGATCTGCATCACCGAGTGCGGCCACGCCTACCGCGCCGCCAAGTACGAAGGTCCCTACTGGACCAAGCAGCCCAACGGCCAGGCCCCGGTGCCCGTGACCCACGCCGTGGCGGTGTTCCACGAGTACATGAAGTCCGGCAAGATCAAGCTCCGCCACAAGTTCAAGGAGCCCGTCACCTACCAGCACCCCTGCAACCTCTCGCGCAACGGCGACCTGGCCAAGCTGGGCGTCGAGCTGCTCTACATGGTCGCCGAGGACGTGCGCCTCATGGAGCCGCACGACGAGTACAGCCACTGCTGCGGCGGCGGAGGCGGCTTCATCCCCATGGGGCCGGACTACAAGAAGCTGCGCATGGTCTCCGGCAAGTACAAGGCCGACCAGATCAAGGCCACGGGCGCCAAGTTCGTGCTCGCGCCCTGCCACAACTGCACGGACCAGATCAACGACCTGAACAAGGAATACGACCTCGGCATCAAGGTCATCTCGTTCAAGGAAATCCTCTGCGAGCTCATGGTGATTCCGCCCCATCTGCAACCCGACGAGGAGGAGGCCGAGTAA
- the feoB gene encoding ferrous iron transport protein B has protein sequence MTQQTPGHAPHQAAQALKIALAGNPNAGKTTVFNALTGARQQVGNYPGITVEHKEGAMRRGELDLRITDLPGTYSLTAYSQEELVARRVLIEERPDAVIDVANAGVLERNLYLAVQLLEIGVPVVLALNMMDEAKRQGITVDAARLGKLLGVPVVETVARVGKGMDEMLDAAVALAQERRGSLTPLVISYGPDLDQALAEMSALLQGKGLEEAGYMPRWVALKVLEGDTEVAQWLRARDADAAARLEEMSAKVADHCRKTLDTYPEALIADYRYGFISSILRQDVVQVRRIDRVALSDRIDTFLTHKLLGPLFMFAVLYAIYTFTFTLGDIPVGLMGSFFDWLGGLVGAALPNGALKSLLVSGVIAGVGGVLGFVPLIVIIFLIISFLEDSGYMARIAYMLDRVFRMFGLHGCSVMPFIVSGGIAGGCAVPGVMAARTLRSPREKLATILTAPFMTCGAKLPVFLMLVAAFFPKYQAQAMFAVTLASWLVALLVAKLLRSTVISGPSTPFVMELPPYRLPTLRGMLIHAWERTWQFIKRATTVVLPISVLLWAAMTYPGLPAHEAERFAAQRAQQEQVLAAAQADNDEDKVADVQEALSGIDHEEAMAALEYSAAGRFGRAVEGISRYAGFEWRTNIALAAGFAAKEVIVSTLGTAYSLGETDPEETTPLVEKLQTDPDWNLAKGVSLILFTMLYAPCFVTVFTIRQEAGSWGWAAFSMIFNTTLAFAVAVVAYQSMA, from the coding sequence ATGACCCAGCAGACGCCCGGACACGCGCCCCACCAGGCGGCGCAGGCCCTGAAGATCGCCCTGGCCGGCAACCCCAACGCCGGCAAGACCACCGTGTTCAACGCCCTGACCGGGGCGCGGCAGCAGGTGGGCAACTATCCCGGCATAACCGTCGAGCACAAAGAGGGCGCCATGCGCCGCGGCGAGCTCGACCTGCGCATCACCGACCTGCCCGGCACCTATTCCCTGACCGCCTACAGCCAGGAGGAGCTGGTCGCGCGCCGCGTGCTCATCGAGGAGCGGCCCGACGCCGTGATCGACGTGGCCAACGCGGGCGTGCTCGAGCGCAACCTCTACCTCGCGGTCCAGCTCCTGGAGATCGGCGTGCCCGTGGTCCTGGCGCTGAACATGATGGACGAGGCCAAGCGGCAGGGCATCACCGTGGACGCCGCCCGCCTGGGCAAGCTCCTCGGCGTGCCCGTGGTGGAGACCGTGGCCCGCGTGGGCAAGGGCATGGACGAGATGCTGGACGCCGCCGTGGCCCTGGCCCAGGAGCGGCGCGGCAGCCTCACCCCGCTCGTCATCTCCTACGGCCCGGACCTGGACCAGGCCCTGGCCGAGATGTCCGCCCTGCTCCAGGGCAAGGGGCTGGAAGAGGCGGGCTACATGCCCCGCTGGGTGGCCCTCAAGGTGCTCGAGGGCGACACCGAGGTCGCCCAGTGGCTGCGCGCCCGCGACGCCGACGCGGCGGCGAGGCTCGAGGAGATGAGCGCCAAGGTCGCGGACCACTGCCGCAAGACGCTCGACACCTACCCCGAGGCCCTGATCGCGGACTACCGCTACGGCTTCATCTCGAGCATCCTGCGCCAGGACGTGGTCCAGGTGAGGCGCATCGACCGCGTGGCCCTGTCCGACCGCATCGACACCTTCCTCACCCACAAGCTGCTCGGCCCGCTGTTCATGTTCGCGGTGCTCTACGCCATCTACACCTTCACCTTCACCCTGGGCGACATCCCGGTTGGGCTGATGGGCAGCTTCTTCGACTGGCTGGGCGGCCTCGTGGGCGCGGCCCTGCCGAACGGGGCGCTCAAGTCGCTGCTCGTCTCCGGGGTCATCGCGGGCGTGGGCGGGGTGCTCGGCTTCGTGCCGCTCATCGTCATCATCTTCCTGATCATCTCCTTTTTGGAGGACTCCGGGTACATGGCCCGCATCGCCTACATGCTGGACCGCGTCTTCCGCATGTTCGGCCTGCACGGCTGCTCGGTCATGCCCTTCATCGTCTCGGGCGGCATCGCGGGCGGCTGCGCCGTGCCCGGCGTCATGGCCGCGCGCACCCTGCGCAGCCCGCGCGAGAAGCTGGCCACCATCCTCACCGCGCCCTTCATGACCTGCGGCGCCAAGCTGCCGGTCTTCCTCATGCTCGTGGCCGCCTTCTTCCCGAAGTACCAGGCCCAGGCCATGTTCGCCGTGACCCTGGCGTCCTGGCTGGTGGCCCTGCTCGTGGCCAAGCTCCTGCGCTCCACGGTCATCTCCGGCCCCTCCACGCCCTTCGTCATGGAGCTGCCGCCCTACCGCCTGCCCACCCTGCGCGGCATGCTCATCCACGCCTGGGAGCGTACCTGGCAGTTCATCAAGCGCGCCACCACCGTGGTCCTGCCCATCTCGGTCCTGCTCTGGGCGGCCATGACCTACCCGGGCCTGCCCGCGCACGAGGCCGAGCGCTTCGCGGCGCAGCGCGCGCAGCAGGAGCAGGTACTGGCCGCGGCGCAGGCGGACAACGACGAGGACAAGGTCGCGGACGTCCAGGAGGCGCTGTCCGGAATCGACCACGAGGAGGCCATGGCGGCCCTGGAATACTCCGCCGCAGGCCGCTTCGGCCGCGCCGTGGAGGGCATCTCCCGCTACGCCGGATTCGAGTGGCGCACGAACATCGCCCTGGCCGCGGGCTTCGCCGCCAAGGAGGTCATCGTCTCCACCCTGGGCACCGCCTATTCGCTGGGCGAGACCGATCCCGAGGAGACCACCCCCCTGGTCGAGAAGCTGCAGACAGACCCGGACTGGAACCTCGCCAAGGGCGTGAGCCTCATCCTCTTCACCATGCTCTACGCGCCCTGCTTCGTGACCGTGTTCACCATCCGCCAGGAGGCGGGGTCCTGGGGCTGGGCGGCCTTCTCCATGATCTTCAACACGACCCTGGCCTTCGCCGTGGCCGTGGTGGCCTACCAGAGCATGGCCTGA